The following coding sequences lie in one Flagellimonas eckloniae genomic window:
- a CDS encoding class I SAM-dependent methyltransferase — protein sequence MADIFGQALLDYQSGNYTEDIKTFSSLDEEDTIPLPYLFRGFDKMPILEQKALQLAKGKVLDIGCGAGNHALYLQKKGMDITGLDTSVGAIEVCKKRGVQNTISSSILDYTNVKYDTLLLLMNGIGLAGKLTDLSSFLQHLKSLLSPNGQILLDSSDIIYMFDQDEDGGVWVPNTGKYYGEVQFYMEYKGKKSLLFHWLYLDFNTLQNACLDNNLKCELVSEGEHYDYLAKLSIRS from the coding sequence ATGGCTGACATTTTTGGACAAGCACTTCTTGACTACCAGTCTGGTAACTATACTGAAGATATAAAAACCTTTTCTTCTTTGGATGAAGAGGACACCATTCCATTGCCCTACCTTTTCCGAGGTTTTGATAAAATGCCCATTTTAGAGCAAAAAGCTCTACAATTGGCAAAAGGGAAAGTTCTTGATATAGGCTGCGGAGCTGGAAACCACGCCTTGTACCTTCAGAAAAAAGGAATGGATATTACTGGTCTGGATACATCCGTTGGGGCTATTGAGGTTTGTAAAAAAAGAGGCGTTCAGAATACCATTTCCTCTTCAATATTAGATTATACCAATGTAAAGTATGATACACTTCTTTTGCTGATGAACGGAATAGGTTTGGCGGGAAAACTCACGGATTTAAGTTCTTTTTTACAACATTTGAAATCGCTTTTATCGCCAAACGGTCAAATCTTGTTGGATTCAAGCGATATCATTTATATGTTTGACCAAGATGAAGATGGTGGGGTTTGGGTTCCAAATACAGGAAAATATTACGGCGAAGTTCAGTTTTACATGGAATATAAAGGCAAAAAGAGCTTACTGTTTCATTGGCTCTACTTGGATTTTAATACCTTGCAAAATGCTTGTTTAGATAATAATTTAAAATGTGAACTTGTAAGTGAAGGTGAACATTACGACTATTTAGCTAAACTTTCTATACGATCATAA
- a CDS encoding YkgJ family cysteine cluster protein, whose product MERQLGELPKKAKEKLAENKKFFAKLKKRPPKNLDYVMGELHDAEFERTDCLSCANCCKTTGPLFTNADIDRIAKHFRLKPSRFIERYLRIDDENDYVLKEVPCAFLGMDNYCSIYDVRPKACREFPHTNRKKFHQISNLTLKNTSICPAAFNIVEEMKKKIKL is encoded by the coding sequence ATGGAGAGGCAATTAGGGGAATTACCAAAAAAAGCAAAAGAAAAGCTTGCTGAGAACAAAAAGTTCTTCGCAAAACTAAAAAAGCGTCCACCAAAGAATTTAGATTATGTAATGGGTGAATTGCATGATGCTGAATTTGAACGAACTGATTGTCTAAGTTGTGCGAACTGCTGTAAAACCACTGGACCTCTTTTTACTAACGCTGATATTGATCGAATTGCCAAGCATTTTAGGTTAAAACCCTCTCGCTTTATAGAACGCTATTTAAGAATTGATGACGAAAACGACTATGTGTTAAAGGAAGTGCCCTGTGCTTTTTTAGGAATGGATAATTATTGTTCCATATATGATGTTAGGCCAAAAGCGTGTCGGGAATTTCCGCATACCAACCGTAAAAAGTTTCATCAAATTAGTAATCTCACACTAAAAAACACATCCATTTGTCCGGCAGCATTCAACATTGTTGAGGAGATGAAGAAGAAAATAAAACTATGA
- a CDS encoding sterol desaturase family protein, with translation MEQLITYFENIPPLHRSIILVGGITFFWILEGIVPLFKIPYKKWRHSVPNFFFTLTTIIINFPLAFLLLQTSDWAIENQFGIINWLPQMPLWLYVVLGLMLLDLIGAYTAHLVEHKVKPLWMVHLVHHSDHNVDTTTANRHHPLESLIRYIFTLIGVFVVGAPIGIIMLYQSASVVLSQFNHANIRLPKKVDNAISWLIVSPDMHKVHHHYKLPYTDSNYGNIFSIWDRLFGTYMKMEVDDIVYGVDTFPDEKENSSIVGLLKQPFHKYRRPTTSETK, from the coding sequence ATGGAACAGCTAATAACATACTTTGAGAATATACCTCCATTGCACAGAAGTATTATTCTTGTAGGGGGAATTACGTTTTTCTGGATTCTGGAGGGTATTGTGCCTTTGTTCAAAATTCCGTACAAAAAGTGGCGGCATTCGGTTCCTAATTTCTTTTTTACACTAACCACGATCATCATAAATTTTCCACTTGCATTTTTATTGTTACAAACATCTGATTGGGCAATAGAGAATCAATTTGGAATCATCAATTGGCTACCACAAATGCCACTTTGGCTTTATGTAGTACTTGGATTAATGCTGCTGGATTTAATTGGAGCCTATACTGCCCATTTGGTGGAACATAAGGTAAAACCTTTGTGGATGGTGCATTTGGTACATCACTCTGATCATAATGTGGATACCACAACGGCTAACCGCCATCACCCGTTGGAGAGTTTGATTAGGTATATTTTTACATTGATCGGCGTTTTTGTAGTTGGTGCTCCAATTGGGATTATAATGCTATATCAAAGTGCATCAGTTGTTCTTTCACAATTTAACCATGCCAATATTCGATTGCCAAAAAAGGTGGACAATGCAATAAGCTGGTTAATCGTAAGTCCTGATATGCATAAAGTGCACCACCATTATAAGCTTCCCTATACAGATTCTAACTATGGTAATATTTTCTCTATTTGGGATAGGTTATTTGGAACCTATATGAAAATGGAGGTTGATGACATTGTTTATGGTGTGGATACTTTTCCCGATGAAAAGGAAAACAGTAGTATTGTAGGGTTACTCAAACAGCCTTTCCATAAATACAGAAGGCCTACCACCTCAGAGACTAAGTAA
- a CDS encoding alpha/beta fold hydrolase produces MIYKEIEIPCKDSFVLKGTIYSAKPSSNKKKVLVINSATAVSKDLYKNYALYMSEYGFDVITYDYRGIAASRPKKLRGFQASFSIWGQKDFTGVLQYAKQNYPNYSVLVLGHSIGGTIIGMSENCSLIDGIVNIGAQTAYYKDWDVEKHKLYLLWHVVFPSITKVFGYFPGKRLGLLEDVPKGVIKQWHARRKIHNMTEQLNKSGQKVYYHEFYGKLLTLAIEDDPIGTEKALKRIHDVFTSADKRIELVRPKDIGAEKIGHFGFFSRRFETTLWPKTALYYDMV; encoded by the coding sequence ATGATTTACAAAGAGATTGAGATTCCTTGTAAAGATAGTTTTGTGCTCAAAGGAACTATATATTCTGCTAAACCTTCTTCAAATAAAAAGAAAGTACTTGTCATTAACTCAGCTACGGCCGTAAGCAAAGATTTGTATAAGAATTATGCCTTATACATGTCAGAGTATGGTTTTGATGTGATTACCTATGACTATCGTGGTATTGCAGCTTCAAGACCCAAAAAACTGAGAGGTTTTCAAGCTTCTTTTTCAATTTGGGGCCAAAAGGATTTCACGGGCGTATTGCAATACGCAAAGCAAAACTATCCAAATTATTCAGTTTTGGTTTTAGGCCATAGTATTGGAGGAACCATAATTGGAATGTCGGAAAATTGCTCATTAATTGATGGAATAGTTAATATTGGTGCCCAGACGGCCTACTACAAAGATTGGGATGTGGAAAAACATAAACTTTATCTTTTGTGGCATGTGGTTTTCCCATCTATCACAAAGGTTTTTGGGTATTTTCCAGGAAAACGGCTTGGTCTTTTAGAAGATGTTCCCAAAGGAGTGATAAAACAGTGGCATGCAAGAAGAAAAATCCATAACATGACAGAGCAGTTGAACAAGAGTGGTCAAAAAGTGTACTATCATGAGTTTTATGGTAAGCTTTTGACCTTGGCAATTGAGGATGATCCAATTGGAACAGAAAAAGCATTAAAAAGAATACATGATGTATTTACTTCTGCTGATAAAAGAATTGAACTTGTAAGGCCCAAAGATATTGGTGCTGAAAAAATAGGTCACTTTGGATTTTTCAGTAGAAGATTTGAAACCACACTTTGGCCTAAAACAGCCTTATATTATGATATGGTTTAA
- a CDS encoding exo-beta-N-acetylmuramidase NamZ domain-containing protein — translation MPIFSIFKSTVLLLVLMFSSCKGQEKEIARIAVNAEIDSVPKIEVAANRTELYLPLLKEKKVGIVANQTSVIFKKTGHTHLVDSLLTLKIDIKKVFAPEHGFRGKADAGELVKDGIDTKTGLPITSLYGKNKKPSNEQLKGLDIVVFDIQDVGVRFYTYIATLQLVMEACAESDIPIIVLDRPNPNGHYVDGPTMKKEHTGFLGMTTIPLVYGMTIGEYAQMLNEEKWLENGKQVNLTVLPLKNYTHNSAYNLPIRPSPNLPNDISINIYPSLGLFEGTNVNAGRGTEFQFQRYGASFMDSTQYDFSYVPKPNFGSKYPKEEDKRCFGRDVSESERMQSVSLRWLIDAYKNTPDKSKFFITTSFTKHAGTSELQKQIEKGLPESEIKVTWKQDLEDFKKIRVKYLIY, via the coding sequence ATGCCCATTTTTTCTATTTTCAAAAGTACAGTTTTATTGTTGGTTTTAATGTTTTCTTCGTGCAAGGGGCAAGAAAAGGAAATCGCACGCATTGCGGTAAATGCAGAAATTGATTCTGTCCCGAAAATAGAAGTAGCAGCAAATAGAACGGAACTGTATTTACCACTTCTTAAAGAAAAAAAAGTTGGAATTGTAGCCAACCAAACCAGCGTCATCTTTAAAAAAACCGGACATACACATCTGGTAGATTCTTTATTGACCCTAAAAATAGACATCAAGAAGGTATTTGCACCAGAACATGGATTCCGCGGAAAGGCCGATGCAGGAGAATTGGTGAAAGATGGAATTGACACTAAAACAGGTCTTCCCATTACTTCTCTTTATGGAAAAAACAAAAAACCTTCCAACGAGCAATTAAAGGGTTTGGATATTGTTGTTTTTGATATTCAAGATGTTGGGGTTCGTTTCTATACGTATATTGCTACATTACAATTGGTAATGGAAGCCTGTGCAGAAAGTGATATTCCGATTATTGTTTTGGATAGACCCAATCCCAATGGGCATTATGTGGATGGTCCAACCATGAAAAAAGAGCATACCGGTTTTCTTGGAATGACCACGATTCCATTAGTATATGGAATGACTATTGGAGAGTATGCACAAATGCTCAATGAGGAAAAATGGTTAGAAAATGGAAAGCAAGTGAATCTCACTGTACTTCCGCTTAAAAATTATACGCATAACTCTGCGTACAATCTTCCCATTAGGCCCTCTCCCAACCTACCTAATGATATATCTATTAATATTTATCCTAGTTTGGGGCTTTTTGAAGGTACGAATGTTAATGCCGGTCGGGGAACAGAATTCCAGTTTCAGCGCTATGGGGCATCTTTTATGGATAGTACCCAATATGATTTTAGTTATGTTCCGAAGCCTAATTTCGGGTCAAAATATCCGAAGGAAGAAGACAAACGTTGTTTTGGGAGAGATGTATCTGAATCTGAACGAATGCAATCAGTTTCTTTGCGTTGGTTAATCGATGCTTATAAAAACACACCTGATAAATCAAAATTCTTTATTACTACATCATTTACCAAACATGCGGGAACATCCGAATTACAGAAACAAATTGAAAAGGGGCTACCAGAATCGGAGATAAAGGTAACTTGGAAACAGGATTTGGAGGATTTCAAAAAAATTAGAGTTAAGTACTTAATCTACTAG
- a CDS encoding ABC transporter permease gives MNLELFIAKRLITGKEHKISISAPIIKIAIAAIAIGIVMMLIAIATGVGLKHKIREKVAAFNGHIQISNFDNNTSEVSVKPVSIEKDFYPEFKDVEGISHVQAVATKGGIIRTEDTFEGMLAKGVGKDYNWTVFEEYIVDGSLPDYMGKLNDEVLISKLMANRLQLNVGDSFFSFFLKEGDASKVPNNRRFKIVGIYDSGFEEFDATYVFVDIRHIQRMNKWASNEIGNFEVFLSDFNQLEEKSNEIYGKTISNLDTQNIKTKYFRIFEWIGLFDFNIALIIGIMIIVGGINMITALLVLILERTQMIGVLKALGSANWSIRKVFLYNAAYLITIGLLWGNAIGLGLLFLQNKYRLFKFPNPEEYYIEYIPVHIDIPMILFLNLGVLVLCLLMLLVPSYIITKITPVKAIKFE, from the coding sequence TTGAATTTAGAATTGTTTATTGCCAAACGCCTGATTACAGGGAAGGAGCATAAAATTAGTATTTCCGCACCTATTATAAAAATTGCCATTGCCGCTATCGCCATTGGCATTGTTATGATGCTCATTGCCATTGCCACCGGAGTAGGCCTAAAGCATAAGATTCGAGAAAAAGTGGCCGCTTTTAATGGGCACATCCAAATTTCCAATTTCGACAATAATACTTCCGAAGTATCCGTGAAGCCAGTTTCTATTGAGAAAGACTTTTATCCTGAATTTAAAGATGTTGAAGGCATTTCACATGTGCAGGCCGTGGCCACCAAAGGTGGAATTATTCGAACAGAGGATACATTTGAAGGAATGCTGGCCAAAGGAGTTGGAAAAGACTATAATTGGACGGTTTTTGAAGAATATATTGTTGATGGAAGTTTGCCAGATTATATGGGGAAACTAAATGATGAGGTTTTGATTTCCAAATTGATGGCCAACAGACTTCAACTAAATGTTGGCGATTCCTTTTTTTCCTTTTTCTTAAAAGAAGGAGATGCCTCCAAAGTTCCCAATAATAGAAGGTTTAAGATTGTGGGTATTTACGATAGTGGTTTTGAAGAGTTTGATGCAACCTATGTTTTTGTTGATATTCGACATATACAACGCATGAACAAATGGGCTTCAAATGAAATTGGCAACTTTGAAGTTTTTCTGTCGGATTTCAATCAATTAGAGGAGAAGAGCAACGAGATTTATGGGAAGACGATTTCAAATTTGGATACGCAGAACATTAAGACCAAATACTTCAGAATATTTGAATGGATAGGTCTTTTTGATTTTAACATTGCATTGATCATTGGAATCATGATTATAGTCGGCGGAATCAATATGATTACTGCGCTACTTGTGCTTATCTTGGAGCGAACCCAAATGATAGGAGTTTTAAAAGCTTTGGGTTCGGCCAATTGGAGTATTCGAAAAGTGTTTTTGTATAATGCTGCCTACCTAATCACTATTGGATTATTGTGGGGGAATGCAATTGGTTTGGGATTGCTGTTTCTTCAGAATAAATATAGACTCTTTAAGTTTCCCAATCCAGAAGAATATTATATTGAGTACATCCCCGTGCATATTGATATACCTATGATATTGTTCTTAAACCTAGGGGTACTGGTATTGTGCTTGTTGATGCTTTTGGTGCCTTCTTATATTATCACCAAAATTACACCAGTAAAGGCCATAAAGTTTGAATAA
- a CDS encoding PLP-dependent cysteine synthase family protein, which translates to MDYANNILETIGNTPLVKLNKLTEDLPCLVLAKYETFNPGNSVKDRMALQMVEDAEAEGILKPGGTIIEGTSGNTGMGLALAAVVKGYKMICVISDKQSKEKIDILKAVGSEVHVCPTDVAPDDPRSYYSTARRLATEIPNSWYVNQYDNPSNTKAHYLSTGPEIWEQTNAKVTHFVVGVGTGGTISGVGTYLKEQNPDIKVWGIDTYGSVFKKYHETGIFDENEIYPYVTEGIGEDILPKNVNFDIIDGFTKVTDKDAAVYTQRLAKEEGMFLGNSAGAAIKGLLQLKERFTKDDVVVVLFHDHGSRYVGKMFNDDWMREKGYIE; encoded by the coding sequence ATGGACTACGCAAATAACATTTTGGAAACCATTGGAAATACTCCGTTGGTTAAACTCAATAAGCTTACCGAGGATTTGCCATGCTTGGTTTTGGCCAAATATGAAACATTTAACCCCGGGAACTCCGTTAAAGACCGTATGGCACTTCAAATGGTAGAAGACGCGGAAGCCGAAGGCATATTGAAACCGGGAGGGACTATTATTGAAGGTACATCAGGAAATACAGGAATGGGTTTGGCTTTGGCCGCTGTGGTCAAAGGGTATAAGATGATTTGCGTTATCAGTGACAAACAATCCAAGGAAAAGATAGATATCCTTAAAGCTGTAGGCAGTGAAGTACATGTTTGCCCAACAGATGTTGCCCCAGACGACCCAAGAAGTTATTATTCCACTGCAAGAAGATTGGCCACTGAGATTCCAAACTCATGGTATGTAAATCAATATGATAACCCAAGCAATACCAAAGCACACTATTTAAGTACAGGCCCTGAGATATGGGAGCAAACCAACGCTAAAGTGACGCATTTTGTGGTTGGAGTAGGTACGGGGGGTACTATTTCGGGAGTTGGAACTTATCTAAAGGAGCAAAACCCAGATATTAAAGTTTGGGGGATTGATACCTATGGCTCTGTGTTCAAAAAATACCATGAGACAGGCATTTTTGATGAAAATGAAATCTATCCATATGTTACCGAGGGTATTGGAGAAGACATATTGCCCAAAAATGTCAATTTCGATATCATAGACGGGTTTACTAAGGTAACTGACAAAGATGCTGCAGTCTACACGCAACGCTTGGCTAAAGAAGAGGGGATGTTTTTGGGAAATTCAGCCGGTGCAGCCATAAAAGGGTTATTACAGTTGAAGGAACGTTTTACAAAAGATGATGTGGTTGTAGTTTTGTTTCACGATCATGGCAGTCGTTATGTAGGTAAAATGTTTAATGATGATTGGATGCGTGAAAAAGGATATATTGAATAA
- a CDS encoding aldose 1-epimerase, which produces MVKLQEGNASVKIDQGELVSFKVDAHEYIHQKGSPGWRSADTEMFPIIGPVNETDYRVQVPKGGNAIQDQHGILRELQYQLVSQNDTNAVFRKEYSAGTMIANSKFPEKSTKKWQIWPYSFSFQKSFSLNENKLEITFTVSGERDMPFMLGYHPAFKLHIDQPLIVSDNGQITLDEVLAVGNRAFQVENCSSITLQDKKELTIETEGFGHFMCWTEVRNMVCIEPISFYPYSVAQRDLNSGFRYLKDSEEIFKVMLKV; this is translated from the coding sequence ATGGTTAAATTACAAGAAGGAAACGCATCAGTAAAGATTGATCAAGGGGAATTGGTCAGTTTTAAGGTTGATGCACATGAATACATCCATCAAAAAGGAAGTCCGGGTTGGCGCAGTGCGGATACGGAAATGTTTCCTATTATAGGGCCCGTAAACGAAACCGATTATAGAGTGCAAGTTCCCAAAGGAGGCAATGCCATTCAAGATCAACATGGTATTCTTCGTGAATTGCAATATCAATTGGTTTCACAGAATGATACAAACGCCGTTTTTAGAAAGGAATATTCAGCGGGAACAATGATCGCGAATTCCAAGTTCCCTGAAAAGTCAACTAAAAAATGGCAGATTTGGCCGTATTCCTTTAGTTTCCAAAAATCTTTTTCTTTAAATGAAAATAAACTGGAAATCACATTTACGGTTTCTGGCGAACGGGATATGCCTTTTATGCTCGGATATCATCCTGCTTTTAAACTTCATATTGACCAGCCATTAATTGTTTCAGATAATGGGCAGATTACTTTGGATGAGGTGTTGGCTGTAGGCAATAGAGCGTTTCAGGTTGAAAATTGTTCATCAATCACCTTACAGGACAAAAAGGAGCTTACTATAGAAACCGAGGGTTTTGGACATTTCATGTGTTGGACTGAGGTTAGAAACATGGTTTGCATAGAGCCTATTTCTTTTTATCCCTATTCTGTTGCACAACGGGATTTGAATTCAGGTTTTCGGTATCTTAAAGATTCAGAGGAAATTTTTAAAGTAATGCTAAAAGTGTGA
- a CDS encoding exonuclease domain-containing protein, protein MYTIIDIETTGNGIKGNKITEISIFKFDGEQIIDEFTSLVNPLSPIPYFITGLTGIDDQMVQNAPVFSEIANTILEITKDSIFVAHSVNFDYGVIKEEFRRINLDFTRKKLCTVRLSRKLIPGLQSYSLGKLCSAVQIPLVDRHRARGDAHATVLLFQKLLNAPEADSIIQKSLNARSQEATLPPHLPKSVFDAIPYKPGIYYFKNQKDEIIYVGKAINLKKRVLSHFYDKSTKETQMCRETAHIDFKLSGSELVALLMESAEIKKHFPSYNRAQKRVVKQYAIFSYEDRKGIVHLAYNTIKGVPNPIKVFYNQTDCRTYLHEVCGRFSLCPKYCHLQQTNSACSHHELNSCEGICTSQESVIDYNQKVESAILEMKNMQSGVRIIREKGRDANENAVVLISEGIYRGYGFIDQELKVSSIEDIEAFIVPQKNTLETERIVASLLPKLESFVL, encoded by the coding sequence GTGTACACTATCATCGATATAGAGACCACCGGAAACGGTATCAAGGGCAACAAAATCACGGAAATTTCCATTTTCAAGTTTGATGGGGAACAAATTATTGATGAGTTTACCTCTTTGGTGAACCCGCTCTCCCCTATTCCCTATTTTATTACTGGACTGACAGGCATCGATGATCAAATGGTACAAAATGCACCGGTCTTTAGCGAAATTGCCAACACAATTTTAGAAATTACAAAAGATAGCATCTTTGTGGCTCACTCCGTAAACTTTGATTATGGCGTAATTAAAGAGGAATTTAGAAGGATAAATCTTGATTTCACTAGAAAAAAACTTTGCACGGTCAGATTGTCCCGTAAACTTATTCCGGGTCTACAATCCTATAGTTTGGGAAAACTTTGCTCTGCAGTTCAAATTCCATTGGTTGACAGGCATAGAGCAAGGGGCGATGCCCATGCTACAGTTCTTCTTTTTCAAAAACTGCTAAATGCTCCAGAGGCTGATTCCATTATTCAAAAATCTTTGAATGCCCGAAGTCAGGAAGCAACCCTTCCCCCCCACTTACCTAAATCGGTTTTTGATGCTATTCCCTACAAGCCTGGTATTTACTATTTCAAGAATCAAAAAGATGAGATTATTTATGTGGGAAAGGCCATTAATCTTAAGAAAAGGGTACTAAGCCATTTTTATGACAAAAGCACCAAGGAAACCCAAATGTGCCGTGAAACCGCACATATTGATTTTAAACTTTCAGGAAGTGAACTTGTTGCGCTCCTAATGGAGTCAGCTGAAATAAAAAAGCACTTCCCCTCATACAACCGTGCTCAAAAGCGTGTGGTAAAACAATATGCTATTTTTAGCTATGAGGACAGAAAGGGTATTGTACATCTTGCTTACAATACCATAAAAGGAGTGCCAAATCCCATAAAAGTCTTTTACAATCAGACCGATTGCAGAACGTATTTGCATGAAGTTTGCGGAAGATTCTCCCTTTGTCCTAAATATTGTCACTTACAGCAAACCAATTCAGCTTGTTCACATCATGAATTAAACTCTTGTGAGGGCATTTGTACTTCCCAAGAATCAGTAATTGACTACAATCAAAAAGTGGAATCTGCTATCCTAGAAATGAAAAACATGCAATCTGGGGTAAGGATTATCAGAGAGAAAGGTCGAGATGCGAATGAAAATGCAGTTGTACTTATTTCTGAAGGAATATATCGAGGATATGGATTTATAGATCAAGAACTGAAAGTTTCTTCAATTGAAGATATAGAAGCATTCATTGTCCCTCAAAAGAACACCTTGGAAACCGAGCGTATTGTAGCCTCTTTACTTCCAAAATTGGAATCATTTGTTCTTTAA
- a CDS encoding purine-cytosine permease family protein: protein MSAPNIEQQENETTSTEFVRQPVPKSNWKSWKSFLGMYAGEHAAGTEFMIGPLFLTAGVSAFDLIIGLLIGNLMAVLSWRFLTAEIAVKNRLTLYYHLEKICGKNLVTGYNLANGVLFCFLAGAMITVSATAVGVPFNMEMPKLTDTLPNGITWIIIVIAIGLVISLVAAKGYDTVSKAANWMSPIIVLAFLACGIVALNQLGATSFKDFWDIWGQGSEPFPGQIKFTFWHVVLWSWFANAAMHIGMSDLSVFRFAKNAKSGWTTAAGMYIGHYMAWIAAALLYAVYLKTPEAQAFLGNGEAPPVAPGPLAYNAIGIFGIIAVILAGWTTANPTIYRAGLAFQAILPKTSTFWVTILAGSIATIAGIFPAFAMKLLGFVSLYGFILAPVGAIIVFEHFFADRFKVVSFYAEKKKINFNISVFLAWGISFAVFYLVSLKFDIFLSFLTLPAWVCCGIMFLIFSKFLQKQ, encoded by the coding sequence ATGAGCGCACCAAACATTGAACAACAAGAAAACGAAACTACTAGTACCGAGTTTGTAAGGCAGCCAGTGCCAAAATCAAATTGGAAAAGCTGGAAAAGTTTTTTGGGAATGTACGCCGGCGAACATGCTGCTGGTACCGAATTCATGATTGGACCACTTTTTCTAACAGCCGGGGTCAGTGCTTTTGATTTGATTATTGGATTACTTATTGGAAATCTTATGGCTGTTTTGAGCTGGCGGTTCCTAACAGCAGAAATAGCGGTAAAAAATAGATTGACCCTGTATTATCACTTAGAAAAAATATGTGGTAAAAATCTCGTCACAGGCTATAACCTTGCCAATGGGGTGCTTTTTTGTTTTTTGGCGGGTGCAATGATTACCGTATCCGCAACCGCGGTTGGCGTACCATTTAACATGGAAATGCCAAAATTAACCGATACACTGCCCAATGGCATTACATGGATTATAATTGTAATAGCAATAGGACTGGTAATCTCCTTGGTAGCGGCAAAGGGTTACGACACAGTTTCAAAAGCTGCCAATTGGATGTCTCCGATAATTGTACTTGCATTTTTAGCATGTGGAATTGTTGCTCTCAATCAATTAGGGGCAACCTCTTTTAAGGATTTTTGGGATATTTGGGGGCAAGGTTCAGAGCCATTCCCTGGACAAATAAAATTCACATTTTGGCATGTAGTTCTATGGTCATGGTTTGCCAATGCGGCCATGCATATTGGAATGTCTGATCTTTCAGTATTTAGATTTGCCAAAAACGCCAAATCTGGTTGGACCACTGCCGCTGGTATGTACATTGGCCATTATATGGCTTGGATTGCCGCAGCTTTACTTTATGCAGTGTATCTAAAAACACCAGAAGCACAGGCCTTTTTAGGCAACGGAGAGGCTCCTCCAGTTGCACCGGGACCCTTGGCTTATAATGCAATAGGAATATTCGGTATTATTGCCGTCATACTTGCCGGATGGACGACGGCAAACCCAACAATTTATAGAGCGGGACTGGCCTTTCAGGCCATCTTGCCGAAAACATCGACTTTCTGGGTCACAATTCTTGCAGGTTCAATAGCAACCATTGCCGGTATTTTTCCAGCCTTTGCCATGAAATTACTCGGGTTTGTATCGCTTTATGGTTTTATCCTTGCACCTGTTGGAGCTATAATCGTATTTGAGCACTTCTTTGCAGACCGTTTTAAAGTTGTTTCCTTTTATGCTGAAAAGAAAAAAATAAACTTCAACATTTCCGTTTTCCTTGCCTGGGGAATCAGTTTTGCGGTTTTTTATTTGGTATCATTAAAATTTGACATCTTTCTTTCATTCTTAACATTACCTGCTTGGGTCTGCTGCGGAATTATGTTTCTTATTTTTAGCAAATTTCTACAAAAACAGTAA